From one Sulfurimonas sp. genomic stretch:
- the pckA gene encoding phosphoenolpyruvate carboxykinase (ATP) — MNLRELEDIGLKNIGKVHHNLSYGELIEHELEKRECALTKKGATAVDTGIFTGRSPKDKYFVDRDPSNKYIAWGDVNQKISEEIFNELLDVSREQLSGKDLYVTDVYSGASETSKKSIRFITEIAWQAHFVKNMFIRPTESELESFKPQFTVLNACKAVNEKWKEHGLNSEVFVLFDIENNLAIIGGTWYGGELKKGIFSMMNYWLPLEGKLSMHCSANVGKEGDTALFFGLSGTGKTTLSTDPHRRLIGDDEHGWDDDGVFNFEGGCYAKVINLDSESEPEIYGAIKDNALLENVVLHGDGEVDYKDGSKTENTRVSYPIEHIQNHEPSLSAGHPENIIFLTADAFGVLPPVSKLTREQAMYYFLSGYTAKVAGTERGITEPVATFSSCFGEAFLPLHPTVYAKLLGEKIDKYGVNVYLVNTGWTGGKYGVGKRMSIKDTRACINAILDGSIKNSKFDTTKTFRLHVPKTLGDINPEILNPRNAWSDKDAFDKTRDTLAAMFIKNFKKYQKEDSEFDYSAAGPKIEE; from the coding sequence ATGAACTTAAGAGAGTTAGAAGATATAGGTTTAAAGAACATAGGTAAGGTTCATCACAACCTTAGCTATGGCGAGTTGATTGAACACGAATTAGAAAAAAGGGAGTGTGCTCTTACAAAAAAAGGGGCTACTGCCGTGGATACCGGTATATTTACCGGTAGAAGTCCAAAAGATAAATATTTTGTAGATCGCGATCCGTCAAACAAATATATTGCATGGGGCGATGTAAATCAAAAAATCAGTGAAGAAATTTTTAATGAACTTTTGGATGTTTCAAGAGAGCAGCTCTCTGGTAAAGACTTGTATGTAACGGATGTTTACAGCGGTGCGAGTGAAACTTCAAAAAAATCTATCCGTTTTATTACCGAAATAGCGTGGCAAGCGCATTTTGTGAAAAATATGTTTATTCGCCCTACGGAATCGGAACTAGAGAGCTTTAAACCGCAGTTTACCGTTTTAAATGCCTGCAAAGCCGTAAATGAAAAATGGAAAGAGCATGGGCTAAACTCTGAAGTGTTCGTACTTTTTGATATTGAAAATAATTTAGCGATAATCGGCGGCACATGGTACGGAGGTGAGTTGAAAAAAGGGATTTTTTCAATGATGAACTACTGGCTGCCGCTTGAGGGCAAACTCTCTATGCACTGTTCTGCAAATGTCGGCAAAGAAGGCGATACCGCACTTTTCTTCGGGCTTAGCGGAACAGGAAAAACAACTCTTTCGACAGACCCGCATAGAAGACTTATCGGCGATGATGAACACGGTTGGGATGATGACGGAGTATTTAACTTTGAGGGCGGATGTTACGCCAAGGTTATTAACCTTGACAGCGAGAGCGAACCTGAAATATACGGTGCTATAAAAGATAATGCTCTGCTTGAAAATGTCGTGTTGCACGGCGACGGCGAAGTAGACTATAAAGATGGAAGCAAGACTGAAAATACCCGCGTCTCTTATCCGATAGAGCATATACAAAATCATGAACCGTCTCTTAGCGCGGGTCACCCTGAAAATATAATCTTTTTAACTGCGGACGCTTTTGGCGTTCTTCCTCCTGTCTCAAAACTTACTCGCGAACAAGCAATGTACTACTTCTTAAGCGGTTATACTGCAAAAGTTGCAGGAACAGAGAGAGGGATAACTGAGCCGGTTGCAACATTCAGCTCATGTTTCGGAGAGGCTTTCTTACCTCTTCATCCGACTGTTTATGCAAAACTCCTTGGTGAAAAGATTGATAAATACGGTGTAAATGTCTATCTTGTAAATACCGGTTGGACAGGTGGAAAATATGGTGTAGGAAAGAGAATGAGCATCAAAGATACTCGTGCTTGCATCAATGCCATACTAGACGGAAGTATAAAAAACAGCAAGTTTGACACCACAAAAACATTCAGACTGCATGTTCCTAAAACTTTAGGCGATATAAATCCTGAGATATTAAATCCAAGAAATGCTTGGAGCGATAAAGATGCTTTTGATAAAACAAGAGACACTTTAGCTGCTATGTTTATAAAAAACTTTAAGAAATATCAAAAAGAAGACAGCGAATTTGACTACTCTGCTGCGGGACCGAAAATAGAAGAGTAG
- a CDS encoding ABC transporter permease: protein MPKYSLFILVFVSLFSFFGFLFYSVDAYALDSGSILTPPSMEHLLGTDRLGRDILARLIEGGKVSLIIGVGSAFIASVIGLILGSMAGYFRGNIDKGFVVLVDLFLTFPTFFLLLALVSYVNASALVLIVIISVTGWMTTARLIRSESFGITTQPYIKILNIAKVGKLKILFKYYAPLLAPIYFVSFTFGVGGAILAESGLSFLGLGIVAPQMSWGTILSSGKDVIEIAWWVSFFPGLMIFLVTFSLINISNYLQQLTNQKEIRN, encoded by the coding sequence ATGCCGAAATACAGTCTTTTTATACTTGTTTTTGTCTCTCTTTTCTCTTTTTTCGGCTTTCTCTTTTATTCGGTAGATGCATATGCACTTGATAGCGGTTCTATTTTGACTCCGCCGTCGATGGAACATTTGCTGGGTACGGACAGACTCGGCAGAGATATCTTGGCGCGGCTTATCGAGGGTGGGAAAGTTTCGCTTATTATCGGTGTGGGAAGCGCTTTTATAGCTTCGGTTATCGGACTGATTTTAGGTTCAATGGCCGGATATTTTCGAGGAAATATAGATAAAGGCTTTGTCGTTTTAGTGGATTTGTTTTTAACATTTCCGACATTTTTTCTGCTTCTTGCACTCGTTAGTTATGTAAATGCTTCGGCTTTGGTTTTGATCGTGATTATATCCGTAACGGGTTGGATGACGACGGCAAGGCTTATCCGTTCAGAGAGTTTTGGGATAACGACTCAACCATACATAAAAATACTAAACATCGCGAAAGTGGGTAAGCTAAAGATACTCTTTAAGTATTACGCTCCTCTTTTGGCCCCTATATACTTTGTCAGTTTTACCTTTGGAGTAGGCGGAGCCATTCTTGCAGAATCGGGGCTTAGCTTTTTGGGTCTTGGAATAGTAGCGCCTCAAATGAGCTGGGGTACGATACTAAGCAGCGGCAAGGATGTCATAGAGATTGCATGGTGGGTTAGCTTTTTTCCTGGACTTATGATATTTTTGGTTACATTTTCATTGATAAATATCTCAAATTATCTTCAGCAGTTAACAAATCAAAAAGAGATACGAAATTAG
- a CDS encoding helix-turn-helix transcriptional regulator produces the protein MIHQYDEPVYLISIVAKILDIHPQTLRQYERENLLTPSRSNGKIRLYSQRDIDRIKLILRLTRELGVNLAGVDIILRLKENVDSMEQDILELRQEVLKAKNSQTVSHDKALVTKKSIYEMIIFEK, from the coding sequence ATGATACATCAATATGACGAGCCGGTTTACTTAATAAGCATTGTTGCAAAAATCTTGGATATTCATCCGCAGACGCTTAGACAGTATGAGAGAGAGAATCTTCTTACTCCATCAAGATCTAACGGTAAAATAAGGCTCTACTCTCAAAGGGATATAGATAGAATCAAACTTATTTTAAGGCTAACCCGTGAGCTTGGCGTAAATCTCGCCGGAGTCGATATCATTTTGAGGCTAAAAGAGAATGTTGACAGTATGGAACAAGATATCTTAGAACTTAGGCAAGAGGTTTTAAAAGCAAAAAATTCTCAAACGGTATCACATGACAAAGCTTTAGTTACTAAAAAAAGCATTTATGAGATGATAATATTTGAGAAATAA
- the flgK gene encoding flagellar hook-associated protein FlgK: MGSIFNTLNIGYSGLTAAQMGVNTTSHNITNAESEGYTRQRVVTAASTPIYSAPGNVGNGTSIVDIARIFDNFVYDRYTGLAGDKEYSDFMESTLKELSTYFPEIDEVGIKSDLKEYYNMWQSFADNPDNDAIKLALAKQAETLSGSITTTQNKITALQTSLNEQLQTSVSEVNLLAKELSQINISIATAEGGGAFSANDLRDKRNSIELSLSKLIGSNAINGQIESNMKIDSSSNENSGSYTLSVNGFNIVDGGTFHPIHISSANNSNGFYELSYERQDGALIPMDESIKDGKIGAILELRGSKINENSQGVPSNGALQKVIDQMDAFAAKLIESTNNIYASAHVTRMESKIVDFDGSDPILNSSLNLKTGSFDILIYDIDGNVTARRTINIDFMTSMSGAAGSNSIQGQIEAQGDDNGDGNAKNDIDDYIDYNWATYPSGENAIEFVMDPSYSAKGYSFSIEDKLASNDFNSGSNFAGALGMNSFFDGDSAKNINLNYKLRDNPTNITAGRAPLTGDNTLALDMIQQQFEVYDFGVGSAVYNSTIYGMFDVIATEVGVTTNDAILSSQTITAQFNATELEYSSVSKVSIDEELTNLIKYQTSYGAASKIITTVDQMMQTLLGLKQ; encoded by the coding sequence ATGGGATCTATTTTCAACACATTAAATATCGGTTACAGCGGATTGACCGCTGCACAGATGGGTGTTAATACTACCAGCCATAATATAACAAACGCAGAGAGTGAAGGGTACACTAGACAAAGAGTAGTTACAGCTGCTTCTACACCAATCTACTCTGCTCCCGGTAATGTGGGAAACGGCACTTCCATAGTAGATATCGCTAGAATTTTTGATAATTTTGTATATGACAGATATACCGGTTTGGCGGGCGATAAAGAGTATTCGGATTTTATGGAATCCACTCTTAAAGAGCTGTCAACCTACTTTCCTGAAATAGATGAAGTCGGAATCAAGTCTGATTTAAAAGAGTATTACAATATGTGGCAGTCGTTTGCCGACAATCCTGACAATGATGCTATCAAACTTGCTCTTGCAAAACAAGCAGAGACGCTCTCCGGCAGTATAACTACTACTCAAAATAAAATTACGGCACTTCAAACAAGTTTAAATGAACAGCTCCAAACAAGCGTAAGCGAAGTAAATCTGCTTGCCAAAGAGCTTTCGCAAATAAACATCTCGATTGCAACAGCAGAAGGCGGCGGAGCGTTTAGCGCAAACGATTTGAGAGATAAAAGAAATTCGATTGAATTGAGCCTTTCAAAACTTATCGGCTCAAATGCTATAAACGGTCAAATAGAGTCAAATATGAAAATAGACAGCTCCTCAAATGAAAATTCGGGCAGTTACACATTAAGTGTAAACGGATTTAACATAGTCGACGGCGGAACTTTTCATCCGATTCATATTTCAAGCGCTAACAACTCAAACGGCTTTTATGAACTCTCTTACGAGAGACAAGACGGCGCTTTAATACCAATGGACGAAAGTATAAAAGACGGTAAAATAGGTGCTATTTTAGAGCTTAGAGGCAGCAAGATTAACGAGAATTCACAGGGTGTTCCCAGTAACGGTGCTTTGCAAAAAGTTATAGACCAGATGGATGCTTTTGCAGCAAAGCTTATAGAATCTACAAATAATATTTATGCTTCTGCTCATGTAACGAGAATGGAGTCAAAAATAGTAGATTTTGACGGATCGGATCCTATTTTAAACTCATCTTTAAATTTAAAAACCGGATCGTTTGATATTCTTATCTATGATATAGACGGAAATGTAACTGCAAGAAGAACTATCAATATTGATTTTATGACATCGATGTCCGGAGCTGCCGGTTCTAACTCGATTCAGGGTCAGATCGAAGCACAGGGCGATGACAACGGTGACGGCAATGCAAAAAATGATATAGATGATTATATTGATTATAATTGGGCAACATATCCAAGCGGTGAGAATGCGATAGAATTTGTTATGGATCCTTCATATTCGGCAAAAGGGTACTCTTTTTCAATAGAAGATAAACTTGCAAGTAATGATTTTAATTCAGGTTCAAACTTCGCGGGTGCGCTAGGGATGAATAGTTTTTTTGACGGAGACAGTGCGAAAAATATAAATTTAAATTATAAATTAAGAGATAATCCTACAAATATAACGGCAGGAAGAGCTCCGCTAACCGGTGATAATACTTTAGCGTTGGATATGATTCAACAGCAGTTTGAAGTGTATGATTTTGGTGTAGGCAGTGCAGTATATAACTCTACGATATACGGTATGTTTGATGTTATCGCAACGGAAGTCGGCGTAACTACAAACGATGCAATTTTAAGCAGCCAGACTATAACGGCTCAGTTTAATGCAACGGAGCTAGAGTACTCTTCCGTCTCAAAAGTAAGTATTGATGAGGAGCTTACAAATTTGATTAAATATCAGACATCTTACGGAGCTGCTTCAAAAATTATTACAACCGTAGATCAGATGATGCAGACGCTTCTTGGGCTTAAACAGTAA
- the murA gene encoding UDP-N-acetylglucosamine 1-carboxyvinyltransferase: MDYLQIKKAAPLHGEIKISGAKNAALPLIAMTILAKNSVVIKNLPNVADIKTLLKLLSNLGAKCSSTWEENNNVTTVDTSCLTQTKATYDIVRTMRASILVLGPILARFGHCEVSLPGGCAIGQRPVDLHLKALEQMGAVINIEAGYIHAAAPEGLKGCNIIFDKITVTGTANIVMAAALADGITTITNAAREPEVVQLCEILNASGAKIEGIGTAFLTIHGTGGELLHIDEFSVIPDRIEAGTYLCAAAITRSELTLTDVNAAHLGAVLSKLQEMGSKFTITDDTITIHPSEIIKPIKIVTQEYPAFPTDMQAQFLALATQANGTSIIEERLFENRFMHVSELQRMGANISLNGHVATINGGTKLSGTDVMATDLRASSALVLAGLVADGITDVHRIYHLDRGYDSLEKKLQNVGADIKRLKE, from the coding sequence ATGGATTATTTACAAATTAAAAAAGCCGCTCCTCTGCACGGAGAGATAAAGATTTCAGGTGCGAAAAATGCCGCTCTTCCGCTGATTGCTATGACTATACTTGCTAAAAACAGTGTCGTAATAAAAAATTTGCCCAATGTTGCGGACATAAAAACTCTTTTAAAACTTCTCTCAAATTTGGGTGCAAAATGCTCGTCTACATGGGAAGAGAACAATAATGTAACAACCGTAGACACATCTTGTTTAACCCAGACAAAAGCTACATACGACATTGTAAGAACGATGCGTGCTTCTATCCTTGTTCTCGGTCCGATTTTAGCAAGATTCGGTCACTGTGAAGTATCTTTGCCGGGCGGATGTGCCATCGGTCAGCGACCTGTTGATTTGCACCTAAAAGCGCTTGAGCAGATGGGAGCGGTTATAAACATCGAAGCTGGTTATATACACGCTGCCGCTCCGGAGGGTTTAAAAGGCTGCAATATTATTTTTGACAAAATTACCGTTACCGGCACCGCAAATATCGTTATGGCAGCAGCTTTGGCAGATGGAATTACTACTATCACAAATGCTGCAAGAGAACCCGAAGTTGTCCAACTTTGCGAAATTTTAAATGCAAGCGGCGCGAAAATCGAAGGCATAGGAACAGCATTTTTAACCATACACGGAACAGGCGGAGAACTTTTACACATAGATGAATTTAGCGTTATTCCCGATCGCATTGAGGCTGGAACCTACCTTTGTGCAGCTGCAATAACAAGATCTGAACTGACATTAACAGATGTTAATGCCGCACATTTAGGCGCCGTTTTATCAAAACTCCAAGAGATGGGAAGCAAATTTACGATTACGGATGATACCATTACCATACATCCATCGGAGATTATTAAACCTATAAAAATAGTCACTCAAGAGTACCCTGCATTTCCGACGGATATGCAAGCACAGTTTTTAGCACTTGCAACTCAAGCAAACGGTACATCCATCATCGAAGAGAGACTTTTTGAAAATAGATTTATGCATGTAAGCGAACTTCAAAGGATGGGCGCAAATATCTCATTAAACGGGCATGTTGCAACTATAAACGGCGGAACAAAACTCAGCGGAACCGATGTTATGGCTACGGATTTGCGTGCATCAAGCGCTTTGGTTTTGGCAGGTCTTGTAGCAGACGGGATAACAGATGTTCACCGCATCTATCACCTTGACCGCGGATACGACTCTTTGGAAAAAAAACTGCAAAATGTAGGTGCGGATATAAAAAGATTAAAAGAGTAA
- a CDS encoding DnaJ C-terminal domain-containing protein, which translates to MGKSLYETLEVPENASEAEIKKAYRKLARKYHPDINKEKGAEDKFKEINSAYEILSDKQKKAQYDAHGDSMFGGQNFHDFSRSHGGSGDLDEILRNMFSGGGFGGFGGSSFGGGFGGGFGGGGFGGKQQPNLDIETSVTIPFSVSILGGSHSVAVNGERFDIKIPAGVNSGEKMRVKGKGHAQGGRAGDLFLKINVASNPEYIREEDDLVKKFDVPLYAALFGEKVTIQTLEKEIKLKIPQNTKNGQRFRVKEMGAMNRKTKERGNLYLEANIVLPKIEDLDGKLVELMKEKLPKE; encoded by the coding sequence ATGGGTAAATCTTTATATGAAACGCTTGAAGTTCCGGAAAATGCAAGTGAAGCGGAGATAAAAAAAGCGTATAGAAAGTTAGCAAGAAAATATCATCCCGATATAAATAAAGAAAAAGGTGCGGAGGATAAGTTCAAAGAGATAAACTCTGCATACGAAATACTAAGCGATAAGCAGAAAAAAGCACAGTACGATGCACACGGCGACAGTATGTTCGGCGGGCAAAATTTTCATGATTTTTCTCGTTCGCACGGCGGAAGCGGTGATTTGGACGAGATTTTAAGAAATATGTTCTCCGGCGGCGGTTTTGGCGGATTTGGAGGTTCATCTTTTGGCGGCGGTTTCGGCGGTGGATTTGGAGGCGGCGGGTTTGGCGGAAAACAACAACCGAATCTTGATATAGAAACAAGCGTTACTATTCCTTTTAGCGTCTCTATCTTGGGCGGTTCACACTCTGTAGCGGTTAACGGAGAGAGATTTGATATCAAAATCCCTGCCGGCGTAAACAGCGGCGAGAAGATGCGTGTAAAGGGTAAAGGACATGCTCAGGGCGGAAGAGCGGGAGACCTTTTTTTAAAGATAAATGTAGCTTCTAATCCTGAATATATCAGAGAAGAGGACGATTTAGTTAAAAAATTTGATGTACCTTTATATGCGGCGCTTTTCGGCGAGAAGGTAACCATACAGACGCTAGAAAAAGAGATCAAGCTGAAAATCCCGCAAAATACTAAAAACGGACAGAGATTTCGTGTAAAAGAGATGGGTGCAATGAACCGTAAAACAAAAGAGCGCGGAAATTTATATCTGGAAGCAAACATTGTTCTGCCTAAAATTGAAGATTTGGATGGGAAGTTAGTTGAGTTAATGAAAGAAAAATTGCCTAAAGAGTAG
- the rsmD gene encoding 16S rRNA (guanine(966)-N(2))-methyltransferase RsmD, protein MKSKTITKKIVSGKFKNKILKLPSKSTTRTSKAIVLESFFNTIQFEIIDAIFVELFSGSGSIGLEALSRGAKRIIFMERDHEALKILRENIAQTDPSLCEVYSGDTFVNIKSVVKSLQRSGEEAYFYIDPPFSIREGMEDIYDKMIDMIASLPKECVKLIIIEHMSTLVIPNEIGVFSVKKSKKFGNTALTYLESE, encoded by the coding sequence ATGAAAAGTAAAACCATAACCAAAAAAATAGTATCCGGAAAATTTAAAAATAAAATTTTAAAACTTCCATCAAAGAGTACGACGAGAACATCAAAAGCCATAGTGTTGGAGTCTTTTTTCAACACGATTCAATTTGAGATAATAGACGCAATTTTTGTGGAGCTTTTCTCAGGAAGCGGTTCCATCGGTCTTGAAGCGCTTAGCCGCGGTGCAAAACGAATTATTTTTATGGAACGCGACCATGAAGCGCTTAAGATTTTAAGAGAAAATATTGCCCAAACCGATCCGAGTTTATGCGAAGTTTACAGCGGCGATACATTTGTAAATATTAAAAGTGTCGTAAAATCGCTGCAAAGAAGCGGCGAAGAGGCATACTTCTATATTGACCCGCCTTTTAGCATAAGAGAAGGGATGGAAGATATATACGATAAAATGATTGATATGATAGCTTCCCTGCCTAAAGAGTGTGTAAAACTTATTATCATAGAACATATGAGCACTCTTGTGATTCCAAACGAAATAGGCGTATTTAGTGTAAAAAAATCTAAAAAATTCGGAAATACGGCTCTTACATATTTAGAGAGTGAATAA
- a CDS encoding DedA family protein, which produces MEDTFSNLATYGYIGLFLYSLGGGFVAIVAAGVLSYMGKMDLGLSIFIAFVANAMGSFLLFYMARYQKSMMMDGLREHRRKLALAHILLKKNDSWIIVVQKFIYGIKTIIPITIGLTKYDFKKFAFFNIFGAAAWALVFGFGSYYSGGFLVTLAEAVSERPWIAPIVLVVFGGTLWLYMTHATKKKVK; this is translated from the coding sequence ATGGAAGATACATTTAGCAATTTAGCAACTTACGGATATATAGGACTTTTTCTCTACTCACTAGGCGGCGGATTTGTAGCGATAGTCGCTGCAGGCGTTCTCTCTTATATGGGTAAAATGGATTTGGGATTATCGATTTTCATAGCTTTCGTGGCAAATGCAATGGGGAGTTTTTTGCTTTTTTATATGGCAAGATATCAAAAAAGTATGATGATGGACGGGCTGCGCGAACATAGAAGAAAACTCGCTCTTGCCCATATTTTACTCAAGAAAAATGATTCTTGGATTATAGTCGTTCAAAAATTTATCTACGGCATAAAAACTATCATTCCCATTACAATCGGGCTTACAAAATACGATTTTAAAAAGTTTGCATTTTTCAATATATTCGGAGCTGCTGCTTGGGCATTGGTTTTTGGATTTGGAAGCTACTATTCGGGAGGTTTTTTGGTAACGCTGGCAGAAGCAGTAAGCGAGCGACCTTGGATAGCGCCTATCGTTTTAGTAGTGTTCGGCGGAACTTTATGGTTATATATGACTCACGCCACAAAGAAAAAAGTTAAATAG
- a CDS encoding flagellar biosynthesis anti-sigma factor FlgM → MISQLSSAGIRSAYASNFGESKEVSQKGGATVSKQGDTSKIEEIKNALESGEYKINLQALSEKIAQELM, encoded by the coding sequence ATGATTTCACAATTAAGTAGTGCAGGCATTCGCAGTGCATACGCTAGTAATTTTGGCGAAAGCAAGGAAGTTTCACAAAAAGGCGGAGCGACTGTCTCCAAGCAGGGTGATACAAGTAAGATTGAAGAGATAAAAAATGCTCTTGAATCCGGTGAATATAAAATAAATCTACAAGCTCTTTCAGAGAAGATAGCTCAAGAGTTGATGTAG
- a CDS encoding rod-binding protein, with protein MYGANSVNLQATFMSQQHQIPKIDAKADNVELRKQTDAFESIILKMLMDNAMQDEKNIFSQAKDPGDKVYKSMYREELAKASAGGFGFSQMLYDFLSQKS; from the coding sequence ATGTACGGTGCAAATTCTGTAAATTTACAAGCTACATTTATGTCGCAGCAACATCAAATTCCAAAAATTGATGCTAAAGCCGATAATGTAGAATTAAGAAAGCAAACTGATGCTTTTGAATCAATTATACTTAAAATGTTGATGGATAATGCGATGCAGGATGAGAAAAATATTTTTTCACAGGCTAAAGATCCGGGCGACAAAGTATATAAATCTATGTATAGAGAAGAGCTTGCAAAAGCAAGTGCCGGCGGGTTTGGATTTTCCCAAATGCTTTATGATTTTTTGAGTCAAAAAAGCTAA
- a CDS encoding flagellar basal body P-ring protein FlgI has translation MKKFILFLLTIATVHAAKISDVANIVGVRDNHLIGYSLVVGLEKTGDGTTSKFTLQSIANMLKAMNIDMKSVDIKSKNVAAVVVTAELAPFARQGDKMNITVSSIGDAKSLEGGTLLMTPLKGVDGKIYALAQGAITVGGKKGKGAGVESHQTAGLIYDGGVVEREINIDLYNQEFVTLSLKDANFKNSVTIQKVLNEFYSTQVAVAMDSRTVKLKKPQNKSMVEFLAEVQEMNMDYSVDDKIVINERTGTIISGVGITIKPIVMTHGGITIKITEQDEPSKPAGSRVVDDNMVIGVNENELYTKTGTTTVANLVRSLQKLGATPKDIISILETMKSAGSISAELKLI, from the coding sequence ATGAAAAAATTTATTTTATTTTTACTTACTATTGCAACTGTTCACGCCGCTAAAATAAGTGATGTCGCTAATATCGTCGGAGTTAGGGACAACCATCTTATAGGTTACTCTCTGGTTGTCGGTCTTGAAAAAACAGGCGACGGTACGACTTCAAAATTCACTCTTCAATCAATCGCAAATATGCTAAAAGCTATGAATATCGATATGAAATCAGTTGATATAAAATCAAAAAATGTCGCTGCCGTAGTTGTTACTGCAGAACTTGCTCCGTTTGCAAGACAGGGTGACAAGATGAATATTACGGTCTCATCCATAGGCGATGCCAAGTCTTTAGAGGGTGGGACGCTTCTTATGACACCGCTTAAAGGGGTGGACGGAAAAATTTATGCTTTGGCTCAAGGTGCCATAACCGTAGGCGGTAAAAAGGGAAAAGGTGCCGGAGTTGAATCTCATCAGACGGCAGGACTTATTTATGACGGCGGAGTAGTGGAGAGAGAGATAAATATCGATCTTTATAATCAAGAGTTTGTTACATTATCACTTAAAGATGCAAATTTTAAAAACAGCGTAACTATCCAAAAAGTGTTAAATGAGTTTTATAGTACGCAAGTTGCGGTAGCTATGGATTCTAGAACGGTAAAGCTAAAAAAACCGCAAAACAAAAGTATGGTGGAGTTTTTAGCAGAAGTTCAAGAGATGAATATGGACTATAGCGTAGATGATAAGATTGTTATAAATGAGAGAACGGGAACGATAATATCCGGTGTAGGAATAACGATAAAACCGATTGTTATGACTCACGGAGGAATAACAATCAAGATTACGGAACAAGATGAGCCGAGTAAACCTGCAGGTTCGAGGGTTGTGGATGACAATATGGTAATCGGGGTAAATGAAAATGAGCTATATACGAAAACAGGAACTACAACCGTTGCAAATCTAGTCCGCTCTTTGCAAAAACTCGGAGCGACGCCAAAAGATATTATCTCAATTTTAGAAACAATGAAGAGTGCGGGAAGCATCTCTGCAGAATTGAAGTTGATATAA
- a CDS encoding exonuclease domain-containing protein, whose amino-acid sequence MLIFLDLETTGLESSDKICSIGIIGVGENEIFSKYELVNEGKKISSKASSINHITNEMIKGKPTLKESEAWKFLQEHNREDSTIIAHNVNFDLKMLLACGFVWHGKIIDTLRVTKHLIPECEYFSLQFLRYELRLYKNEKKEALKYTEVMNESEFIPHNALSDAMHVKLLYEYLLDIKVHEELIKLTLKNVLIEKFDFGKYSGRYIEEISMFDRGYLEWVLLNIADLDEDLRYSIERYL is encoded by the coding sequence ATGTTGATATTTTTAGATTTGGAGACAACAGGCTTAGAGAGCAGCGATAAAATCTGTTCTATCGGTATCATAGGTGTTGGCGAAAATGAGATTTTTTCAAAGTATGAACTTGTAAATGAGGGCAAAAAAATCTCTTCAAAAGCTTCAAGCATTAATCACATCACAAACGAGATGATAAAAGGCAAACCTACGCTTAAAGAGAGTGAGGCGTGGAAGTTTTTGCAAGAGCATAACCGTGAAGATTCAACTATTATAGCCCATAATGTAAACTTTGACCTTAAGATGCTTCTTGCATGCGGGTTTGTTTGGCACGGTAAAATCATCGATACGCTCAGGGTTACAAAACATCTCATCCCCGAGTGCGAATACTTTTCGCTTCAATTTTTAAGATATGAGCTAAGGCTCTACAAAAATGAGAAAAAAGAAGCTTTAAAATATACCGAGGTTATGAATGAGAGCGAATTTATCCCACATAATGCACTCAGCGATGCTATGCATGTAAAACTTTTGTATGAGTATCTTTTAGATATAAAGGTGCATGAAGAGTTAATAAAACTTACGCTTAAAAATGTGCTGATAGAGAAGTTTGATTTCGGCAAATACAGCGGTCGCTATATAGAAGAGATAAGTATGTTTGACAGAGGATATTTGGAGTGGGTGCTCTTAAATATTGCAGATTTGGATGAAGATTTGAGATATAGCATAGAGAGGTATTTATAA